A window from Streptomyces sp. NBC_00271 encodes these proteins:
- a CDS encoding DUF2690 domain-containing protein, with the protein MCALAAVLVWHHWGGDYAPVPQGAPAGAPTWPWPLHPTASRSGTPCRPVGCRGLDPYRQRCDQDAVTVHRLRALGRTLTLRWSPACHAGWAEVQPTQGTSIAAGRRDRRSTADGARGCCVDGDDPRRTASCCPAPCSRRGR; encoded by the coding sequence GTGTGTGCGCTGGCGGCCGTTTTGGTATGGCATCACTGGGGTGGAGACTACGCGCCGGTTCCGCAGGGTGCGCCGGCCGGCGCGCCGACCTGGCCCTGGCCGCTGCACCCGACGGCGTCCCGGTCGGGTACGCCGTGCCGTCCGGTCGGTTGCCGGGGACTCGATCCGTATCGGCAGCGGTGCGACCAGGACGCGGTCACGGTGCACCGTCTCCGGGCGCTCGGGCGGACCCTGACGCTGCGCTGGAGCCCGGCCTGTCACGCCGGCTGGGCCGAGGTCCAACCGACCCAGGGAACCTCAATAGCTGCTGGTCGCCGGGATCGACGTAGCACGGCGGACGGCGCCCGCGGGTGCTGCGTGGACGGCGATGATCCCCGGCGGACCGCATCATGCTGCCCTGCTCCGTGTAGTCGGCGTGGCCGGTGA
- a CDS encoding IS630 family transposase encodes MTSTAGASAPRRGPKLEPLLLSDDERAVLERWTRRATSAQALALRARIVLACAGPEVPPIVAVARELRVTADTVRKWRRRFLAERLDGLADEPRPGRPPTISVDQVEAVVVTTLEQLPKNATHWSRTSMAQHSGLSKSTVGRIWRQFQLKPHLADTFKLSTDPLFVEKVYDVVGLYFNPPEGAVVLSVDEKSQIQALDRSQPVLPIMPGMPERRTHDYVRNGLTTLFAAFDVATGEVITALHRRHRAVEFKKFLIRIDKEVPAHLQVHLIVDNYGTHKTPAIKAWLAKHPRFELHFTPTGSSWINQVERWFGYLAHQMIRRGAHKNIQALEADIRAWVKDWNEAPKPFVWTKTAEEILDSLARFCRRISGAGH; translated from the coding sequence GTGACTTCTACTGCTGGTGCGTCAGCTCCTCGTCGGGGCCCGAAGCTGGAACCGTTGCTGCTGTCTGATGACGAGCGGGCGGTGTTGGAGCGGTGGACGCGTCGGGCTACATCGGCCCAGGCGCTGGCCCTGCGCGCGCGGATCGTGCTGGCGTGCGCGGGCCCGGAGGTGCCGCCGATCGTCGCGGTCGCCCGGGAACTGCGGGTGACCGCGGACACCGTCCGCAAGTGGCGCCGACGCTTCCTCGCCGAGCGGCTGGACGGGCTGGCGGACGAGCCCCGGCCGGGCCGGCCGCCCACCATCAGCGTCGATCAGGTGGAAGCGGTGGTGGTCACCACGCTGGAACAGCTCCCGAAGAACGCCACCCACTGGTCGCGGACATCGATGGCGCAGCACAGTGGTCTGTCGAAGTCGACCGTGGGCCGGATCTGGCGGCAGTTCCAGCTCAAGCCGCATCTGGCGGACACCTTCAAGCTGTCGACGGACCCGTTGTTCGTGGAGAAGGTCTACGACGTCGTGGGCTTGTACTTCAACCCGCCCGAGGGTGCGGTGGTGCTGTCGGTGGACGAGAAGTCGCAGATCCAGGCACTGGACCGGTCCCAGCCGGTGCTGCCGATAATGCCGGGCATGCCCGAGCGGCGTACGCACGACTATGTGCGCAACGGCCTGACCACGTTGTTCGCCGCGTTCGATGTCGCCACGGGTGAAGTCATCACTGCCCTGCACCGCCGGCACCGGGCCGTGGAGTTCAAGAAGTTCCTGATCCGGATCGACAAGGAGGTGCCCGCGCACTTGCAGGTCCACCTGATCGTGGACAATTACGGCACCCACAAGACACCCGCGATCAAGGCTTGGCTGGCCAAACACCCGCGGTTCGAGCTGCACTTCACCCCGACCGGCTCGTCCTGGATCAACCAGGTCGAGCGGTGGTTCGGCTACCTCGCCCACCAGATGATCCGCCGCGGCGCACACAAAAACATCCAGGCCCTGGAAGCCGACATCCGGGCATGGGTCAAGGACTGGAACGAAGCCCCCAAGCCGTTCGTCTGGACCAAGACGGCCGAAGAAATCCTCGACTCCCTCGCCCGCTTCTGCCGACGGATCTCTGGCGCAGGACACTAG
- a CDS encoding IS701 family transposase — MDAHEVNRARAKLALFVADVFASVPRKDQRAKGDCYLRGLMLDGRRKSIQAMAERLPDGNEQNLQQFVNQSTWDPVPVRRRIAERMVPQIGPDAWAVDDVSFPKDGNQSVAVAPQYCGALGKQANCQVAVSVHAVSDTASCPLQWRLFVPQQWAHDAGRRKKTGIPQEVGHREKWRLALDTIDELAGWGLVPPVVVADAAYGQNADFRAGLSERGIGYVVAVRSDVTVHPHGAEPLAPPWSGHGRKPQPRYRDKPSPLSALAASRGRQAFTEVTWRDGSRGPMRSHLLAVRVRPAGVRARRLARAAATAEHGHWDGVLPEATLLAEWPEEAEVPSDYWLSNLPTSTPLPELVRLAKIRWRIEHDYRELKHGLGLDHFEGRSWAGWHHHVTLVTAAHAFLTEQRLAPKADTADSPSTRSSTPSKAC, encoded by the coding sequence GTGGACGCACATGAAGTGAACCGTGCTCGGGCGAAGTTGGCGTTATTCGTGGCTGATGTGTTCGCGTCGGTGCCGCGCAAGGATCAGCGGGCGAAGGGTGACTGCTATCTGCGCGGACTGATGCTGGACGGGCGGCGCAAGTCCATCCAGGCCATGGCAGAGCGGCTGCCGGACGGCAACGAGCAGAACCTGCAGCAGTTCGTGAACCAGTCGACCTGGGATCCGGTGCCTGTGCGGCGGCGGATTGCGGAGCGGATGGTGCCGCAGATCGGCCCGGACGCGTGGGCGGTCGACGACGTGTCATTCCCCAAGGACGGGAATCAGTCGGTGGCGGTCGCCCCTCAGTACTGCGGGGCTTTGGGCAAACAGGCCAACTGCCAGGTCGCGGTGAGCGTGCACGCGGTCTCCGACACCGCGTCCTGTCCGCTGCAGTGGCGGTTGTTCGTGCCCCAGCAGTGGGCGCACGATGCCGGACGGCGGAAGAAGACCGGGATTCCGCAGGAGGTCGGGCATCGGGAGAAGTGGCGCCTGGCCCTGGACACCATCGACGAGTTGGCCGGGTGGGGTCTGGTGCCGCCGGTGGTGGTGGCCGATGCCGCCTACGGGCAGAACGCTGACTTCCGGGCCGGCCTGAGCGAGCGGGGCATCGGCTATGTCGTGGCGGTCCGTTCGGACGTGACCGTCCACCCGCACGGCGCCGAGCCCCTCGCGCCGCCGTGGTCGGGCCACGGCCGCAAGCCGCAGCCCCGCTACCGGGACAAGCCGTCCCCGCTGTCCGCGCTGGCGGCCAGCCGGGGGCGGCAGGCGTTCACTGAGGTGACCTGGCGTGACGGCTCCCGCGGGCCGATGCGCTCGCACTTGCTGGCAGTGCGGGTGCGGCCGGCTGGGGTCAGGGCCCGCCGTCTGGCCCGGGCCGCCGCCACCGCCGAACACGGCCACTGGGACGGTGTCCTGCCCGAGGCGACGCTCCTGGCCGAATGGCCCGAGGAAGCCGAAGTACCCAGTGACTACTGGCTGTCCAACCTGCCCACCAGCACACCGCTGCCCGAGCTGGTCCGTCTGGCCAAGATCCGCTGGCGGATCGAGCACGACTACCGGGAACTCAAACACGGCCTCGGCCTGGACCACTTCGAGGGACGTTCCTGGGCGGGGTGGCATCACCATGTCACCCTGGTCACCGCCGCCCACGCGTTCCTCACCGAACAGCGCCTGGCCCCAAAAGCCGATACAGCGGACTCACCCTCTACCAGATCCTCGACGCCATCCAAGGCCTGCTGA